A portion of the Fulvia fulva chromosome 1, complete sequence genome contains these proteins:
- a CDS encoding Glucan 1,3-beta-glucosidase 3, producing MKTFLNKAKAALDNSDSRTSSHSQTAGGPSSIQPPTLADVIRYRYHHGTNLGSIFVQERWLTGCMHDESFPGSSELTAVEGWVKMEGIDKARERFERHWHEYTSDADLDWLRDVGKCNAIRLPIGYFTLGPACCENTPFQAVGAVYQHAWQAVKDLIQRCGSRGISVLIDLHALPGGANGGDHSGTNSGKAEFWHSRKCKSLATRCLCFIAQQVRDMPAVSGIQIVNEAEWDANGMYEWYCDVLTELSTIDCTMPIYISDGWDLTRCAGSIQGKNTMISKHANPIVIDTHLYWCFSDGDQQKSPQQITGEVGSKLHENELKCGSVVDRGASQAVVGEYSCVLGDASWAKGGCDPKEQLVRGFGNAQSQRYQQRAGGSYFWTYKMDWMPGGEWGFRQMTEQHAITPPTSLTLEIHDLQTRISQAQSQRDYLRGSSWGSHCQYWDSNHPGVYEHDRFVQGWDVGFSDAMVFFGMRSQHHLCGADKIGMRDLWVLKRLRESGQAGEFVWEYEQGLRQGIRDFYQAAGV from the coding sequence ATGAAGACGTTCCTCAACAAAGCAAAAGCTGCCCTAGACAACAGCGACTCGCGCACCTCATCGCACAGCCAAACAGCTGGCGGACCATCATCGATACAGCCGCCAACACTCGCAGACGTCATCAGATATCGATACCACCATGGAACTAACTTGGGCTCGATCTTCGTACAAGAACGATGGCTAACCGGCTGTATGCATGACGAAAGTTTCCCGGGCTCAAGCGAGTTGACTGCCGTCGAAGGATGGGTAAAGATGGAGGGCATCGACAAGGCCCGCGAGCGATTCGAACGACACTGGCATGAATACACCAGCGATGCTGACCTTGACTGGCTACGTGATGTCGGAAAGTGCAACGCCATCCGTCTTCCCATCGGATACTTCACCTTGGGACCTGCATGCTGCGAAAACACACCTTTCCAAGCTGTTGGGGCCGTGTATCAACACGCTTGGCAAGCGGTCAAAGATTTGATACAGCGATGCGGCTCTCGTGGGATCAGTGTCTTGATTGACCTTCACGCTCTTCCGGGCGGTGCCAACGGAGGAGATCACTCGGGCACGAACAGTGGCAAGGCCGAGTTTTGGCATTCGCGTAAGTGCAAAAGTCTCGCCACTCGCTGTCTCTGCTTCATCGCCCAACAAGTGCGCGATATGCCAGCAGTGTCTGGCATCCAGATCGTGAACGAGGCCGAGTGGGATGCGAACGGGATGTACGAATGGTATTGTGATGTGCTGACAGAGCTCTCGACCATCGATTGCACCATGCCCATCTACATTTCTGATGGGTGGGATCTTACACGGTGTGCGGGCTCGATACAGGGGAAGAACACCATGATCAGCAAACACGCGAATCCAATAGTCATCGACACTCATCTTTACTGGTGCTTCTCCGATGGCGACCAGCAAAAGTCACCGCAGCAGATCACCGGGGAAGTCGGGAGCAAGCTGCACGAGAACGAGCTCAAATGCGGCAGTGTCGTCGATAGAGGCGCTTCTCAGGCTGTGGTTGGTGAATACAGCTGCGTACTTGGAGACGCTTCGTGGGCCAAAGGCGGATGCGATCCTAAAGAACAGCTGGTTCGTGGCTTCGGCAATGCTCAGTCGCAACGATATCAGCAGCGAGCAGGGGGCAGCTACTTCTGGACCTACAAGATGGACTGGATGCCTGGCGGCGAGTGGGGTTTCAGGCAGATGACGGAGCAACACGCCATCACTCCTCCAACATCACTCACCCTAGAAATTCACGACCTCCAGACACGCATCAGCCAGGCCCAATCTCAGCGAGATTATCTCCGAGGCAGTTCGTGGGGCTCGCACTGCCAATATTGGGATTCGAATCATCCTGGCGTGTATGAGCACGACCGCTTCGTGCAGGGATGGGACGTTGGCTTCAGCGATGCGATGGTCTTCTTCGGCATGCGCAGCCAGCACCATCTTTGTGGAGCAGACAAGATTGGGATGCGTGATCTGTGGGTGCTGAAGCGACTCCGGGAGAGTGGGCAGGCTGGTGAGTTTGTCTGGGAGTACGAGCAGGGGTTGCGTCAAGGCATTCGTGACTTTTATCAAGCCGCTGGTGTGTAG